A stretch of Nonomuraea africana DNA encodes these proteins:
- a CDS encoding S9 family peptidase: MSESFPRLHARTRRFTLGVPRGFTISPDGARVLFLRTQSGTDPLTCLWELDTATHVERLVVDPRALDADDENLPPEERARRERSREQAGGVVAYATDSAATVAAFALSGGLYVTDLATGETRRLETPGAVIDPRPSPDGQHVAYVTSGSLRVQNLATGDDRALATPETDTVAYGLAEFIAAEEMDRHRGYWWSPDSDALLVERADEAPVQTWYIADPANPDRPAVPQRYPAAGTPNARTELFVLGLGGSRVAVPFEHEYLTTASWDSHALSIVTMSRDQRTRRLFTVDPASGRSSLVREDTDEAWVEIVTGVPGHLDDGSLVWVADDEGGRRLFVGDRVVTPPTLQVRDVLDIDRDTVLFRASGDPTEIQLWTWDGHSLMPVSTASGVYSGRLSGGVGVLTEQSLDKEGVSATVVLPSGMTIPIPSLAERPGLDLRVHVGRAGARDLSTAVVFPSWHEPGSRRLPVLLDPYGGPHAQRVLASQGMYLTSQWFAEQGFAVIVADGRGTPGRGPAFERAVLNDLATPVLDDQVDALQGVAQQYPDDLDLTKVAIRGWSFGGYLSALAVLRRPDVFHAAIAGAPVTDWRLYDTCYTERYLGDPHAQPEVYDQSSLFADAGKLERPLLLIHGLADDNVVAAHTLRLSSALLSAGRPHTVLPLSGVTHMTPQEVVAENLLLLQVDFLKKSLDL; this comes from the coding sequence ATGAGTGAGAGCTTCCCGCGCCTGCACGCAAGGACCCGCCGGTTCACCCTCGGAGTGCCCAGGGGCTTCACGATCTCCCCCGACGGCGCCCGCGTCCTCTTCCTGCGCACGCAGTCCGGCACCGACCCGTTGACCTGCCTGTGGGAGCTCGACACCGCCACCCACGTCGAACGCCTGGTCGTCGACCCCCGCGCCCTCGACGCCGACGACGAGAACCTGCCCCCCGAGGAGCGCGCCCGCCGCGAGCGCAGCCGCGAGCAGGCGGGCGGCGTCGTCGCCTACGCCACCGACTCGGCCGCCACGGTCGCGGCCTTCGCCCTCTCCGGCGGCCTCTACGTCACCGACCTGGCCACGGGCGAGACCCGCAGGCTGGAGACGCCTGGGGCGGTCATCGACCCGCGTCCGTCCCCCGACGGGCAGCACGTCGCCTACGTCACGAGCGGCTCGCTGCGCGTCCAGAACCTCGCCACCGGCGACGACCGCGCCCTGGCCACCCCCGAGACCGACACGGTCGCCTACGGCCTGGCCGAGTTCATCGCCGCCGAGGAGATGGACCGCCACCGCGGCTACTGGTGGTCGCCCGACAGCGACGCGCTGCTGGTCGAGCGGGCTGACGAGGCGCCCGTCCAGACCTGGTACATCGCCGACCCGGCCAACCCCGACCGCCCCGCCGTCCCGCAGAGGTATCCGGCGGCGGGCACGCCCAACGCGCGCACCGAGCTGTTCGTCCTGGGCCTGGGCGGCTCGCGGGTCGCGGTGCCGTTCGAGCACGAGTACCTGACCACCGCCTCGTGGGACTCCCACGCGCTGTCGATCGTGACCATGTCGCGCGACCAGCGGACGCGTCGCCTGTTCACCGTCGATCCCGCGAGCGGCCGGTCCAGCCTGGTCCGCGAGGACACCGACGAGGCGTGGGTCGAGATCGTGACCGGCGTCCCCGGGCACCTCGACGACGGCTCGCTGGTGTGGGTGGCCGACGACGAGGGCGGCCGCCGCCTGTTCGTCGGCGACCGCGTCGTCACCCCGCCCACCCTCCAGGTGCGCGACGTGCTCGACATCGACCGCGACACCGTGCTGTTCAGGGCCAGCGGCGACCCCACCGAGATCCAGCTCTGGACGTGGGACGGCCACTCCCTCATGCCCGTCTCCACGGCGTCCGGCGTCTACTCGGGCCGCCTGTCCGGCGGCGTCGGCGTGCTCACCGAGCAATCCCTCGACAAGGAGGGCGTCTCCGCCACCGTGGTCCTGCCCAGCGGCATGACGATCCCGATCCCCTCGCTCGCCGAGCGTCCCGGCCTCGACCTGCGCGTCCACGTGGGCCGCGCGGGCGCCCGCGACCTGTCGACCGCCGTCGTCTTCCCGTCGTGGCACGAGCCGGGCTCGCGCCGGCTGCCCGTCCTGCTCGACCCGTACGGCGGGCCGCACGCCCAGCGCGTCCTGGCCAGCCAGGGCATGTACCTCACCAGTCAGTGGTTCGCCGAGCAGGGCTTCGCCGTCATCGTCGCGGACGGCCGCGGCACCCCTGGACGCGGGCCCGCCTTCGAGCGCGCGGTGCTGAACGACCTGGCCACCCCCGTCCTCGACGACCAGGTGGACGCCCTGCAGGGGGTCGCCCAGCAGTACCCTGACGACCTCGACCTGACCAAGGTCGCCATCCGCGGCTGGTCGTTCGGCGGCTACCTGTCCGCGCTCGCCGTCCTGCGCAGGCCCGACGTCTTCCACGCGGCGATCGCGGGCGCGCCGGTGACCGACTGGCGCCTGTACGACACGTGCTACACCGAGCGCTACCTCGGCGACCCGCACGCCCAGCCCGAGGTCTACGACCAGTCGTCGCTGTTCGCCGACGCGGGGAAGCTGGAGCGCCCGCTCCTGCTGATCCACGGCCTCGCCGACGACAACGTGGTCGCCGCCCACACGCTCCGCCTGTCGTCCGCCCTGTTGTCGGCGGGCCGCCCGCACACCGTCCTGCCGCTGTCGGGCGTGACCCACATGACGCCGCAGGAGGTCGTCGCGGAGAACCTGCTGCTCCTCCAGGTCGACTTCCTCAAGAAGTCCCTGGATCTGTAA
- a CDS encoding AAA family ATPase: protein MEKPSGIFDRDYEWSQLTRFVQYPGGEATLGVVSGRRRQGKTYLLDAVCRAAGGFYFAATEATEAEALRQFGTAMAHHLGEPVPRRFERWDEAVQALMRIASDRPVPVVIDEFPYLVKASPELPSLIQRALGPQGQRAGSPVRLLLCGSALSFMGSLLAGTAPLRGRASLELVVPTLDFRLAREFWELDDPSLALLVHAVVGGTPAYRREFTLGDVPRDRADFGPWVIRNVLNSGSPLFREGRSLLSEEPELRDVALYHGVLSAVAGGNHTRGGIANYLGKKSTDLGHALTMLEDVGLICREADAFHGKRSAYRITEPIVSFYHALMRPEWTDLERPGSAAQVWERSQATFCSQVLGPHFEHLARLWTRWYADVSTLGGRRARVASGVLPDPANRTGHEIDVVAFSRMDDGREKILAIGEAKSGDVVGRAHLDRLERTRALLMARDERATPETRLLLFSVAGFMPQLEEMARAREDVQLVDLERLYGGS, encoded by the coding sequence GTGGAAAAGCCTTCCGGCATCTTCGATCGGGACTACGAGTGGTCGCAACTGACCCGATTCGTCCAGTATCCCGGCGGTGAAGCGACGCTTGGCGTGGTGTCCGGGCGACGCCGTCAAGGTAAGACCTACCTGCTGGACGCGGTATGCCGCGCGGCGGGTGGCTTCTATTTCGCGGCGACCGAAGCGACAGAAGCTGAAGCGCTCCGCCAGTTCGGCACGGCGATGGCACACCACCTCGGAGAGCCGGTGCCGCGTCGTTTCGAGCGATGGGACGAGGCGGTCCAGGCGCTCATGCGTATCGCCTCAGACCGGCCCGTTCCTGTGGTGATCGATGAGTTCCCCTACCTCGTGAAGGCATCACCAGAGCTCCCCTCCCTCATCCAGCGGGCGCTCGGGCCGCAAGGGCAACGAGCTGGCTCCCCGGTCCGTCTGCTGCTGTGTGGATCCGCGCTGTCGTTCATGGGCTCGCTGCTGGCGGGCACCGCGCCCCTTCGTGGAAGGGCCAGTCTGGAGTTGGTGGTCCCAACCCTCGACTTCCGGTTGGCCAGGGAGTTCTGGGAACTCGACGATCCTTCTCTGGCTCTGCTCGTCCATGCGGTGGTGGGCGGAACTCCCGCCTACCGGCGCGAGTTCACTCTCGGAGACGTCCCGCGGGATCGGGCGGATTTCGGCCCGTGGGTGATTCGCAACGTGCTCAACTCCGGAAGCCCCCTCTTCAGGGAGGGGCGCTCCCTTCTCTCGGAGGAGCCCGAACTTCGCGATGTGGCGCTCTACCACGGGGTGCTGTCGGCGGTCGCGGGAGGCAACCACACGCGAGGAGGGATCGCGAACTATCTCGGAAAGAAGTCGACGGATCTGGGCCATGCCCTGACCATGCTCGAGGACGTGGGCTTGATCTGCAGGGAAGCCGACGCCTTTCACGGTAAGCGGTCCGCCTATCGCATCACCGAGCCGATCGTCAGCTTCTACCATGCGCTCATGAGGCCTGAGTGGACCGACCTGGAACGGCCCGGATCGGCAGCGCAGGTTTGGGAGCGATCTCAGGCGACCTTCTGCAGCCAGGTGCTCGGCCCGCACTTCGAGCACTTGGCTCGGCTATGGACCCGGTGGTACGCCGACGTCTCGACCCTCGGAGGCCGACGGGCCAGAGTGGCCTCCGGCGTGCTGCCCGACCCTGCTAACAGGACCGGTCACGAGATCGACGTTGTGGCCTTCTCCCGCATGGACGACGGCAGGGAGAAGATCCTCGCGATTGGCGAGGCGAAGAGCGGGGACGTGGTCGGGCGCGCGCACCTGGATCGGTTGGAGCGGACTCGCGCGTTGCTCATGGCCAGAGACGAGCGTGCCACGCCTGAGACGCGGCTGTTGCTATTCAGCGTGGCGGGGTTCATGCCACAACTGGAAGAGATGGCGCGAGCGCGCGAAGACGTCCAGTTGGTGGATCTGGAGCGCCTCTACGGCGGGTCCTGA
- a CDS encoding response regulator, with amino-acid sequence MIRVLIVDDEALVRSGLRLILEAAGDIVVVGEARDGAEAISAAARLRPEVVLMDVRMPGMDGLAAAERLLSVPDAVKLIMLTTFDLDEYVHEALRLGAVGFLLKDTPPRELAAAVRTVAGGQAMLSPTVTKRLISAFVDRAPSRAEAARRQLATLTGREEDVIRALARGLSNAEVGRELHLTEATVKAHVSRVLAKLGLTNRVQAAILVHDADLS; translated from the coding sequence GTGATCCGCGTCCTGATCGTCGACGACGAGGCGCTGGTGCGGTCGGGCCTGCGGCTGATCCTGGAGGCGGCCGGCGACATCGTGGTCGTCGGCGAGGCCCGCGACGGCGCCGAGGCGATCTCGGCGGCGGCCCGGCTGCGCCCCGAGGTCGTGCTGATGGACGTGCGGATGCCGGGCATGGACGGGCTCGCCGCCGCCGAGCGCCTCCTGAGCGTGCCCGACGCGGTCAAGCTGATCATGCTGACCACCTTCGACCTGGACGAGTACGTGCACGAGGCGCTTCGCCTCGGAGCCGTCGGCTTCCTGCTGAAGGACACGCCGCCGCGCGAGCTGGCCGCCGCCGTACGAACCGTGGCGGGCGGGCAGGCGATGCTGTCGCCCACGGTCACCAAGCGGCTGATCTCTGCCTTCGTGGACAGGGCGCCGTCTCGGGCGGAGGCGGCTCGCCGGCAGCTGGCCACGCTGACCGGGCGGGAGGAGGACGTGATCAGGGCGCTGGCCAGGGGGCTGTCGAACGCGGAGGTCGGTAGGGAGCTGCACCTGACGGAGGCGACGGTCAAGGCGCACGTCAGCCGCGTGCTGGCCAAGCTCGGCCTGACCAACAGAGTCCAGGCCGCCATCCTGGTCCACGACGCCGATCTCAGCTGA
- a CDS encoding sensor histidine kinase, which yields MVLGVLVFGLSLATVSGQMGVVANLPFPLLVLIAAVAGAAAWFAPRAWWPLAAVGVLAYVGLAMWPPLLVASYYAGTTLRERRGVAAYAGMGAVVVVLSAAAGVLIGGPREHMTGTFGNATVMGAALIGLPLVFGLWVRARRDVLAAAHERAERLEREQVMRAEQARVQERARIAREMHDIVAHRVSLMVMHAGALEVGSADTRTAETAALIGDIGREALTNLRDVLGVLRSTTQPAPRAPQPTLADLDELLDRSRALGIALTRRDEGEARSLGPTVERTAYRVVQEALTNVHKHAGETSADVSLRFLPSSLEVVVANQSPVRPAAPLPESGWGLVGLRERVELVGGTLHTGYREDGGFELRARIPA from the coding sequence ATGGTGCTTGGCGTCCTGGTGTTCGGCCTCTCGCTGGCCACGGTCAGCGGCCAGATGGGGGTGGTGGCGAACCTGCCGTTCCCACTGCTCGTGCTGATCGCCGCGGTGGCGGGGGCGGCCGCGTGGTTCGCGCCGCGCGCCTGGTGGCCGCTGGCCGCGGTGGGCGTGCTCGCCTACGTCGGGCTCGCGATGTGGCCGCCGCTGCTCGTCGCCTCCTACTACGCGGGCACCACGCTGCGCGAGCGGCGCGGCGTCGCGGCGTACGCGGGCATGGGCGCGGTCGTCGTCGTCCTGTCCGCCGCGGCGGGAGTCCTGATCGGCGGTCCGAGGGAGCACATGACCGGCACGTTCGGCAACGCCACGGTCATGGGCGCGGCGTTGATCGGGCTGCCGCTGGTCTTCGGGCTGTGGGTGCGGGCCAGGCGGGACGTGCTCGCCGCCGCGCACGAGCGCGCCGAGCGCCTCGAACGCGAGCAGGTCATGCGCGCCGAGCAGGCACGCGTCCAGGAGCGGGCCCGCATCGCCCGCGAGATGCACGACATCGTCGCCCACCGGGTGTCGCTCATGGTCATGCACGCGGGCGCGCTGGAGGTCGGCTCCGCTGACACCCGTACGGCGGAGACCGCCGCGCTGATCGGCGACATCGGCAGGGAGGCCCTCACCAACCTGCGCGACGTGCTGGGTGTCCTCCGCTCGACCACCCAGCCCGCCCCCCGCGCCCCTCAGCCCACGCTGGCCGACCTCGACGAGCTCCTGGACCGGTCGCGCGCCCTCGGCATCGCGCTCACCAGGCGCGACGAGGGCGAGGCCCGGTCCCTCGGTCCGACGGTCGAGCGCACCGCCTACCGGGTGGTGCAGGAGGCGCTCACCAACGTCCACAAGCACGCGGGCGAGACCAGCGCCGACGTCTCCCTCCGGTTCCTGCCCTCCTCGCTGGAGGTGGTGGTCGCCAACCAGTCGCCGGTACGGCCGGCCGCGCCGCTGCCCGAGTCGGGCTGGGGGCTGGTGGGGCTGCGCGAACGCGTCGAGCTGGTGGGTGGCACCCTGCACACCGGTTACCGGGAAGACGGCGGCTTCGAGCTGCGCGCCAGGATCCCCGCGTGA
- a CDS encoding alpha/beta hydrolase family protein, with translation MKTPYVVAALSSALIAAPAHAETAKPSLPEPTGEQTVGTTSLHLVDIERRDPWNQEAAARELMVSLWYPASRSGGKRASYLTKEESAAVLKDFDVPPETLTATRAHARVSPPPSRARLPLVLMSPGFTMPKATLTSLAEDLASRGYLVAAVEHTYESVATTFPDGRTTTCLACVRGQDGAKVAQGRVADLRFVLDQLMRRDLVDRSRIAVVGHSMGGNSAAHTMLADPRVKAAANLDGTFAPIVPNLGKPFLMVGTTKHVPDGKDSTWRQSWANMTGWKRWITVTGADHSSFVDYAVLRPQLGLPAPELVGARALKITRAYLAAFLDTHLRGRDEPLLDGPSTAYPEVRFWK, from the coding sequence ATGAAGACGCCCTACGTTGTCGCGGCCCTGTCGTCGGCCCTCATCGCCGCCCCCGCACACGCCGAGACCGCCAAGCCCTCGCTGCCCGAACCGACGGGCGAGCAGACGGTCGGCACGACCTCCCTCCACCTGGTCGACATCGAGCGCCGCGACCCCTGGAACCAGGAGGCGGCCGCCAGGGAGCTCATGGTCTCCCTCTGGTACCCGGCGTCCAGGTCAGGAGGAAAGCGCGCGAGCTACCTGACGAAGGAGGAGTCGGCCGCCGTCCTGAAGGACTTCGACGTGCCTCCCGAGACACTCACCGCGACCCGGGCGCACGCCAGGGTGAGCCCGCCGCCCTCCCGGGCCAGACTGCCCCTGGTGCTGATGTCCCCGGGCTTCACCATGCCCAAGGCGACGCTGACGTCGCTGGCCGAGGACCTGGCCAGCAGGGGCTATCTGGTGGCGGCGGTGGAGCATACCTACGAGTCGGTCGCCACCACCTTCCCCGACGGCAGGACCACCACCTGCCTAGCCTGCGTGCGAGGGCAGGACGGCGCGAAGGTCGCCCAGGGAAGGGTCGCCGACCTGCGGTTCGTGCTCGACCAGCTCATGAGGCGGGACCTGGTCGACCGCTCCAGGATCGCCGTGGTCGGCCACTCGATGGGCGGCAACAGCGCCGCGCACACCATGCTGGCCGACCCGCGGGTCAAGGCGGCCGCCAACCTGGACGGCACGTTCGCCCCGATCGTGCCGAATCTGGGCAAGCCCTTCCTCATGGTCGGCACCACCAAGCACGTCCCTGACGGAAAGGACAGCACGTGGCGGCAGTCGTGGGCCAACATGACGGGCTGGAAGCGCTGGATCACCGTGACCGGCGCCGACCACTCCTCGTTCGTCGACTACGCCGTGCTCAGGCCCCAGCTGGGCCTGCCCGCACCCGAGCTCGTCGGAGCGCGGGCGCTGAAGATCACCCGCGCCTACCTCGCCGCCTTCCTCGACACGCACCTGCGGGGCAGGGACGAGCCGTTGCTGGACGGCCCGTCCACGGCCTACCCCGAGGTGCGGTTCTGGAAGTGA
- a CDS encoding ABC transporter ATP-binding protein, whose protein sequence is MAREILPVADQAQVRAYARRLTLKYPRELTVALALHGLAAVAGLAVPWQLGNLVQHVQDGADINVTLVAVGIGTFLVLQSVLVRFAVLASSRLGEKVLAELREEFVDRVLALPLSTVERAGSGDLITRTSRDVDSLSRTVRHAVPETLIALVTGLITVGALLLVSPLLMLPMLLAVPIIWISTRWYLNRARDGYLRENAAYADMTEGLAETVEGARTIEALGLQERRHARTDGDISRSWAAERYTLGLRTVWFPMVELGYVIPVVSALLVGGLFYTNGWVTLAQVTAAVLYAQQLIDPLDRFLMWIDELQVGGAAMARLLGVANVPDDRAAGTSVPAGENLAASDVRYAYREGHDVLHGVSLSLRPGERLAMVGPSGAGKSTLGRLLAGIHGPRTGSVTVGGVPLVDLPLDDLRGHVALVTQEHHVFRGTLRDNLLIARPSATSEQVLDALRAVDALDWVESLPDGLDTTVGSGGTAISPAHAQQIALARLVLADPHTLVLDEATSLIDPRAARNLERSLAAVLDGRTVIAIAHRLYTAHDADRVAVVEDGRISELGSHDELVAEGGSYAALWASWHGSPAPTAR, encoded by the coding sequence ATGGCTCGGGAGATTCTCCCCGTCGCCGACCAGGCGCAGGTTCGCGCCTACGCAAGGCGGCTGACGTTGAAGTACCCGCGTGAGCTGACCGTCGCCCTCGCGTTGCACGGCCTGGCCGCGGTGGCGGGGCTGGCGGTGCCGTGGCAGCTCGGCAACCTGGTCCAGCACGTGCAGGACGGCGCGGACATCAACGTCACGCTGGTGGCCGTCGGCATCGGAACGTTCCTGGTGCTGCAGTCGGTGCTGGTCCGCTTCGCGGTGCTGGCCTCCTCCCGGCTCGGCGAGAAGGTGCTCGCCGAGCTGCGCGAGGAGTTCGTCGACAGGGTGCTCGCGCTGCCGCTGTCCACGGTGGAGCGGGCGGGCTCGGGCGACCTGATCACCCGCACCTCGCGCGACGTCGACTCGCTGTCGAGGACCGTGCGGCACGCGGTGCCCGAGACGCTGATCGCGCTGGTCACCGGGCTGATCACGGTGGGCGCGCTGCTGCTGGTCAGCCCGCTGCTCATGCTGCCGATGCTACTGGCCGTCCCCATCATCTGGATCTCCACCCGGTGGTACCTCAACCGGGCGCGCGACGGCTATCTGCGGGAGAACGCCGCCTACGCGGACATGACCGAGGGGCTGGCCGAGACGGTCGAGGGTGCCCGCACGATCGAGGCGCTCGGCCTGCAGGAGCGCAGGCACGCCCGCACTGACGGCGACATCTCCAGGTCGTGGGCGGCCGAGCGCTACACGCTCGGCCTGCGCACGGTGTGGTTCCCCATGGTCGAGCTCGGCTACGTGATCCCCGTGGTCTCGGCGCTGCTGGTCGGCGGGCTGTTCTACACCAACGGCTGGGTGACGCTCGCCCAGGTCACCGCCGCCGTGCTCTACGCGCAGCAGCTCATCGACCCGCTCGACAGGTTCCTGATGTGGATCGACGAGCTGCAGGTCGGCGGGGCGGCGATGGCGCGGCTGCTGGGCGTGGCCAACGTGCCCGACGACCGTGCGGCAGGCACCTCGGTGCCGGCGGGCGAGAACCTGGCCGCCTCGGACGTGCGCTACGCCTACCGCGAGGGGCACGACGTCCTGCACGGGGTGTCGCTGTCGCTGCGTCCTGGCGAGCGGCTGGCGATGGTCGGGCCCTCGGGCGCGGGCAAGTCGACGCTCGGCAGGCTGCTGGCCGGCATCCACGGCCCGCGCACCGGCTCCGTCACGGTCGGCGGGGTGCCACTGGTCGACCTGCCCCTGGACGACCTGCGCGGCCACGTCGCGCTGGTCACCCAGGAGCATCACGTCTTCCGCGGCACGCTGCGCGACAACCTGCTCATCGCGCGGCCCTCCGCCACCTCCGAGCAGGTCCTCGACGCGCTGAGGGCGGTGGACGCGCTGGACTGGGTGGAGTCGCTGCCCGACGGGCTCGACACCACGGTCGGCTCGGGCGGCACGGCGATCTCACCCGCGCACGCCCAGCAGATCGCGCTGGCCAGGCTGGTCCTGGCCGACCCGCACACGCTGGTGCTCGACGAGGCCACCTCGCTGATCGACCCCAGGGCCGCGCGCAACCTGGAGCGGTCCCTCGCGGCCGTTCTCGACGGCCGCACGGTGATCGCGATCGCGCACCGCCTCTACACGGCGCACGACGCGGACCGCGTGGCGGTGGTGGAGGACGGGCGGATCAGCGAGCTGGGCTCGCACGACGAGCTGGTGGCCGAGGGCGGCTCCTACGCGGCCCTGTGGGCCAGCTGGCACGGCAGCCCCGCCCCGACCGCCCGCTGA
- a CDS encoding ABC transporter ATP-binding protein, translated as MRSLPQADPGTPDIRTPTRYLLWTARRQAGALAIGISFAILWWFAQALMPYVLGKGIDAVTGKHTDDLVTWSAVLFGLGLVQSYAGIMRHRMAVYNWLAAAYRTVQVTTRQATRLGATLPKRLSTGEVVSVGNSDIAHIGNSMDILLRGVGSVVALVTVTVILISTSLELGLLVLIGVPLMAIAVGPLLKPLHKRQQAHRELQGELSTRAADIVAGLRVLRGIGGEQVFADRYREDSQRVRHAGVRVAGVESMLEGAQILLPGLLIAIVTGIGASFAVGGQITTGQLVAFYGYAVFLIGPMRTLTEAADKLTKGHVAARRVVRILSIEPEVTGGQDTSHGGLLHDAESGVTVRPGTLTALAGGTPEDAIAIADRLGRYSEGEVSFGGTDLATLPLAEVRSRVLVADNNARLFAGRLRDELDVRGEASADDVARALHTACAEDIIEALPDGLDAHVAEAGREFSGGQQQRLRLARALVADPEVLILVEPTSAVDAHSEARIAERLAKARAGRTTLVCTTSPLVLDRTDHVIYVEDGRVRAEGAHRDLLATEPAYAATVTRGED; from the coding sequence ATGCGCTCCCTACCCCAGGCCGATCCAGGCACCCCTGACATTCGCACGCCCACGCGCTACCTCCTCTGGACGGCGCGCCGCCAGGCGGGCGCCCTTGCCATTGGCATCTCCTTCGCCATCCTGTGGTGGTTCGCGCAGGCGCTCATGCCGTACGTGCTGGGCAAGGGCATCGACGCGGTCACCGGCAAGCACACCGACGATCTGGTGACCTGGTCGGCGGTGCTGTTCGGGCTCGGGCTCGTCCAGTCCTACGCCGGCATCATGCGGCACCGGATGGCGGTCTACAACTGGCTGGCCGCGGCCTACCGTACGGTCCAGGTGACCACCAGGCAGGCCACCAGGCTGGGGGCGACGCTGCCGAAGCGGCTGTCCACCGGCGAGGTGGTGAGCGTCGGCAACTCCGACATCGCGCACATCGGCAACTCGATGGACATCCTGCTGCGCGGCGTCGGCTCGGTCGTGGCGCTCGTCACCGTGACCGTGATCCTGATCTCCACCTCGCTGGAGCTGGGGCTGCTGGTGCTGATCGGCGTGCCGCTGATGGCGATCGCCGTCGGCCCGCTGCTCAAACCGCTGCACAAGCGCCAGCAGGCCCACCGCGAGCTACAGGGTGAGCTGTCCACCAGGGCCGCCGACATCGTCGCGGGCCTGCGGGTGCTGCGCGGCATCGGCGGCGAGCAGGTCTTCGCCGACCGCTACCGCGAGGATTCGCAGCGGGTACGGCACGCGGGCGTGCGCGTCGCGGGCGTCGAGTCGATGCTGGAGGGCGCGCAGATCCTGCTGCCCGGCCTGCTCATCGCGATCGTCACCGGCATCGGCGCCTCCTTCGCCGTCGGCGGGCAGATCACCACGGGCCAGCTCGTCGCCTTCTACGGCTACGCGGTCTTCCTGATCGGCCCGATGCGCACGCTCACCGAGGCCGCCGACAAGCTGACCAAGGGCCACGTCGCCGCCAGGCGCGTGGTCAGGATCCTGTCGATCGAGCCCGAGGTGACGGGCGGCCAGGACACCTCCCATGGCGGCCTCCTGCACGACGCCGAGAGCGGGGTGACGGTCAGGCCCGGCACGCTGACCGCGCTCGCGGGCGGCACCCCCGAGGACGCGATCGCGATCGCCGACCGCCTGGGCCGCTACAGCGAGGGCGAGGTCTCCTTCGGCGGCACCGATCTGGCCACGCTGCCGCTGGCCGAGGTCCGCTCCAGGGTGCTGGTCGCCGACAACAACGCCAGGCTGTTCGCCGGACGGCTGCGCGACGAGCTCGACGTCCGGGGCGAGGCCTCGGCCGACGACGTGGCGCGGGCACTGCACACCGCCTGCGCCGAGGACATCATCGAGGCTCTGCCCGACGGCCTCGACGCCCACGTGGCCGAGGCGGGCAGGGAGTTCTCCGGCGGGCAGCAGCAGCGGCTGCGCCTGGCCAGGGCGCTGGTCGCCGACCCCGAGGTGCTCATCCTGGTCGAGCCGACCAGCGCGGTCGACGCGCACAGCGAGGCGCGCATCGCCGAGCGGCTCGCCAAGGCGCGGGCCGGCCGGACGACGCTGGTCTGCACGACCAGCCCGCTGGTGCTCGACCGCACCGACCACGTGATCTACGTGGAGGACGGCAGGGTGCGGGCCGAAGGCGCGCACCGCGACCTGCTGGCCACCGAACCCGCCTACGCGGCGACCGTGACGAGAGGGGAGGACTGA
- a CDS encoding TetR/AcrR family transcriptional regulator — MRGLVMELETRYGAVRPGGRTARVRAAVLQAAGDALVEHGFDRLDLADVARRAEVGKTTVYRRWSTTTGLVADLLVDMAEQSTPRTDTGSLDEDLRANARLVVATLTDPRQGALFKAVIAAATCDERTAEALHRFYATRIEEWAGCVRAAIARGEVPGGTDAHEVIRAVSAPLYYRFLASGDPLDETVADRAAAGAATAARAGVYTV, encoded by the coding sequence ATGAGGGGGTTGGTAATGGAACTGGAGACCCGTTATGGCGCGGTCAGGCCGGGGGGACGCACCGCGCGCGTGCGCGCCGCCGTCCTCCAGGCGGCCGGCGACGCGCTGGTCGAGCACGGCTTCGACCGGCTCGACCTCGCCGACGTCGCCCGCAGGGCGGAGGTCGGCAAGACCACGGTCTACCGGCGCTGGTCCACGACCACGGGCCTGGTCGCCGACCTCCTCGTCGACATGGCCGAACAGTCCACGCCCCGCACCGACACCGGCTCGCTCGACGAGGACCTCAGAGCGAACGCCAGGCTCGTGGTCGCCACCCTGACCGATCCCCGCCAGGGGGCGCTGTTCAAGGCGGTGATCGCCGCGGCGACGTGTGACGAGCGGACGGCCGAGGCGCTGCACCGCTTCTACGCGACGAGGATCGAGGAGTGGGCGGGGTGCGTGCGGGCGGCCATCGCGCGGGGAGAGGTGCCCGGCGGAACGGACGCCCATGAGGTCATCCGCGCGGTCTCGGCGCCGCTGTACTACCGCTTCCTGGCCAGCGGCGATCCCCTTGACGAGACCGTCGCCGACCGCGCCGCCGCGGGGGCGGCGACGGCGGCCAGGGCGGGTGTTTACACGGTGTGA